The region ATTTGCCAAGCGTAGCCAAATGCCTGACTTTGTTCAGCGTCATGGTCTGGGGCAGGCCACTCTTCTGCAGCTTTGGTCTTGGACAGAAGCGGAGTTTGAGCAAAGACACGAAGGCAGCGCTATTCGTCGTATTGGGTATTTGCGGTGGCGTCGTAATTTAGCTGTGGCAATGGGTAATGCACTTTCTAACTCAACAGTACCTGCAAGTCAGAAGGACGACATTCGCTTGGCTTTGCAACATAGTTTAGAGGGCGCTGACCCACTGCTAGTGGAGCACATTAATTGGGCCCTTAGTACTTAAGTTAAATAAGCAAAGAAATACATCCACCCTTACAATTTATCCATGTCATCAGCCGATCAGCCTTATATAGACCCAAGCGAAATCGCTCTCGAGGAATCCGCTGCCGAGCGTTTTTCTAGTCGAAACGATGCGTTTTGGTCTGGCATTCGGGATGCAGCAGGCGCTCCAGCAGTAGTGCTGTTTGCTGGCATGGTGGGCTTTGGAGCCATGGGCAAGACCAATGGTTTTGATATTTGGTTTACGTCTGCTACAAGCTTATTTATGTTTGCCCTGCCTGGGCAAGTCGTGCTTCTGGAAATGGCGATTACTGGATCATCAGCTATTGCGATTGCCTTGGCAGTCACGCTAACAGCCACTCGTTTTATCACCATGACGGTGACACTCTTTCCGCAATTTCATCACAAAGACCGCAATCGTGGTTTGTATGCTTCGGTACATCTGCTGGCGATGACGGCTTGGGCCATCTCAATGCGAGAGTTTCATTCAATTGAAACCAAGCACCGCTTGAGTTATTTCACTGGCCTTGGATTGTTGTGTTGGTTAATTTCAGTGCCCGGAACGATTTTGGGATATTTTTTGGCAGGGATGGTACCAACGCCCGTTACCTTGGGGCTTGTGTTTATTAATCCTTTGTTCTTCTTGCTGACGTTTACAGAAGTAAAGCCCTGGATTAATCGAATCGCTATTTTGCTGGGCTGTGTCTTTGGGCCCATTTTTTTCTATATCGATCGCGATACCAGCTTGCTAACAGCCGGTTTAGTCTCTGGCACCATTGCTTATTTAATTGACCGTAAATTCTTGCGTAAGAAACCAGGAGTGATGGGCTGATGAATGCGATTCAGAGCGCACTATCTGGTTGGGGTTTATGGATTGCTCTGGTGGGTGCCTGCCTAGGCACTTACTTCTGCCGCGCTATTGGTGTGACCTTATCGCAGCGGATTAATCAAGATAGCGAGATTTTTCGTTGGTTAGCTGCCGTCACTTACGCCATGGTTGCAGCGCTCACTGTGCGTCTTATCGTGTTGCCCTTAGGCCTAATGGCAACGGTGCCTTTATGGATCAGAATATTGATTTGTGTCTTGAGTATCGTTGTCATGATGTCTAGGCCAACCCGCCGCTTGGTACCAGCCTTATTAACCGGCACCATTTTGATGGTGTCTTATGGAGTGATTCGCTAAGTGATTGTTTCAGCGAATCACTATCCAGTCTTTCTTTAGTTTTAAAGATGTGCTGCCAAGATTTTGGCAATATGTACAGCCTCTCTTTGTGTCCCATCAGCAATTTGATGGCGGCAACTCGTCCCATCGGCAACTACCCAGCTATCAGGCGATTTACGAATAGCAGGCAATAAACTCGCTTCAGCCATCTGTTTGGATACTTCAATATGTTCGGCCTCATACCCAAAGCTGCCAGCCATGCCGCAGCAAGAGGATTCAATCAGCTTAGGGTCTGCATTTGGAATCAGTTTCAATAACTCCATGGCAGGGGTAACTGCAGCAAATGATTTTTGATGGCAGTGACCATGAAACAGCACTGGTTTGCTCGATGGCTTAAGTGGCAGTGTTAATTTTCCGGCTTTCACTTCAGCAGCCAAGAATTCTTCTAAGAGTTGTGCTCGTTGAGAGACGGTCACAGCGCGCTCTCCAAAGCCCATAACCAAAGCCTCATCCTTGAGTGTAAATAAGCAGGAAGGCTCTAATCCAATAATGGGAATATTTTTTTCGGCGTAGGGCGCGAGATGATCCACTAGCTCACCCAGCGTGGATTTGGCTTTATCGACCATACCCGCCGCGAGATAAGTTCTTCCGCAGCAGAATTCTTTAGAGCAGGTGCTGGCTTGTTTGGCCTCAGTGGCTTGCTTTGCCTTGTTCTTTTGAGGGATGTGTACCTTGTATCCCCCAGCTTCAAGCACCTTCAGTGCGGCCTGCAGGTTCTCATCCTCAAAGTAAGCATTAAAGGTATCTGCAAAAAGCACAACGCCTTTTTGCTTTGATAATTCCTCGGGGCTACATTGGTAGGAAGCCATTTTGGATTCTTTAGAGGCCTGATTCCAAAATGTCTTGCTTTCCCACACAGGCAAACTTCTTTGTGCAGAAATTCCCATGATCCATTCTTGAAGCTTGGCGATGACTGGAACATGGTTGCGTAAGTTAAGTAAGGTCGGCAAGTATGGGGTGTTGCTAATGATGGAGGCGTACTGCGGCAGGTGGGCAACAGCCAAATCTCTTAATGAGTGGCCCACCCGTTTTTTGTATGCAGATAAAAACTCAATTTTCATCTTGGCCATATCGACACCAGTAGGGCATTCACGGCGACAGGCTTTACAGCTCACACACAATTCCATCACCTCTTTAATAGCATCGCTACCAAGAGGGGATGACTCATCTTGAATATCTAACTGGTTAGAAAGAGCAAGACGTATGGTATTGGCTCTACCGCGGGTGAGGTGCTTTTCATCTCTTGTGACGCGATAGCTAGGGCACATCACTTCGGCATCAAATTTACGACAGTGGCCATTGTTATTGCACATCTCTACCGCTTTGGCTAAGCCCATGGCGGGGTCGCCACCAGTGCCAGCAGCTGTAATGGCTTCAGTTACGGGATCATTTTGCACATTCCATGCGGACCAGTCCAAGGCGGGTTGGAGTGGAATGACTTTATAGCTTGGTGGAAATCTAAAGTTGCTCGCATCATCCATCTTGGGAGGATTAATAATCTTCCCCGGATTAAATAATCCTGTTGGATCAAAGGCGTCTTTAATTTCTGCTAAAGCTTCGGTTATCTTCGGTCCAAATTGCCAAGAGATCCATTCACCACGACACAGACCATCGCCATGTTCGCCACTGTAAGCCCCTTTGTATTTACGTACTAAGGCTGACGCTTCTTCAGCGACAGCCCGCATTTTTTGGGCGCCATCACGACGCATATCCAAAATAGGACGTACATGTAATGTACCTACCGACGCATGCGCATACCAAGTGCCACGTGAACCATATTTAGAAAATACTTCGGTTAGTGCTTGGGTGTAATCGGCCAGGCTTTCTAAAGGAACGGCGCAATCTTCAATAAAGCTCACTGGCTTACCATCGCCTTTGAGGCTCATCATGATGTTGAGGCCCGCTTTACGTACTTCCCACAAATTCTTTTGTAATCCGGCGTTTGGCATTGGAACCACTGAGCCAGGCAAGCCTAAATCGCTCATGAGTTCTTGTAGTGCTTTGAGCTTTTCTAACAATGGCGCATGGGCTTCGCCTGAAAACTCAACCAGCAAAATTGCCTCAGGCGTTTGAGCTGCAGAATTAATTAAGGCGCTCTCAATCGTCTTTTTGAAGCTGGGATTACTGCGGGCTAAATCGATCATGGTGCGATCCACCAACTCCACTGCAGTAGGGCCAAGCTTCACAATGTGCTGCGCGCTATCCATCGCCTTGTAGAAGCTAGCAAAGTTCACAATACCCAACACCTTGTGTTGCGGTAACGGTGCTAGTTTGAGTTTGAGGGACTTAAAGTAAGCCAGAGTGCCTTCGCTGCCTACCAGTAGGTGCGATAAGTTCACGCTGCCGTCTTGGGTATAGGGAAGTTGACTCTGTGGATGGAAGATATCTAGGTTATAGCCAGCTACACGCCTGAGTACTTTAGGGAAGCGCTCTTCAATCTCTGGTTGAAGTGAGGTGGCTAATCCCTTAACAAAGTCACCCAATTGTTTAGCGGCACCTGAGCTATTTGCATAATCACCAAAGTTAGCAATTCTGCAATCTGCCAACCAAGCATCGATGCCTAATACGTTATGCACCATATTGCCGTATGCAATTGAGCGACTGCCGCAAGAATTATTTCCTGCCATGCCACCAATCGTTGCCTGTCCAGCAGTAGAGACATCCACTGGATACCAAAGGCCATGTTGTTTGAGTGAGCCATTGAGATGATCCAGCACAATGCCGGGTTCTACTTCAACATACCCCTTATTGATATTGAGGTCTAAGACATTTCTAAAGTATTTGGTGTTATCAATAACTAATGCTGCGCCAGTAGTTTGACCGCATTGGCTTGTGCCGCCTCCACGAGGAAGAATGGGTACGTTGAGATCACTTGTAATTTGAATGGCATTAGCAATATCTTGTGCAGTTTTTGGCACAAAGACTGCAACAGGCATTGCTTGATAAATAGAAGCATCGGTTGCATAGCGGCCGCGACTGGCGCTATCAGTCATGACTTCGCCAGTAGTTTCTCGGCGCAAGCGTTTTGCTAATACAGCTTGATCCACCATCAGCTCTTTGAGGTCTAAGGGTTTATTCATGATGAAGTTGTCTCTGATAAGGTTTCTGATGTCAGTAATTGCACCACTACATCGCGTTTGTTTTGTACGTGCTGAATCATGATCTTGCGCATTCTGGCGCTGTCGTGTGTTTTAAGTGCATCAAGCATTTCTTGATGTTCTTCCACCGCTTTTTCCCATTTCACGCCGTCTTGGTTAGAGCGAAAGCGAAGCGCTTCAATGCGCGCATTGACTTGGGAGAAGAGGCGGGAGAGGATGGGATTGTTCGCTGCCTGATTAATCAGGTGATGTATGCGTAAGTTGAGTTTGTAATAGCTCGATAAATCTCTACGCGCATAAGAGGCCATCATTTCATATTGAAGGGCTTCTAATTCTGATAGAGCTGCATCACTGATATTGTTTGCAGCCAACTCGCCTGAGAAGCCTTCGAGCTGTGCAATCACATCAAAGGTATGGATGACATCTTCCAAGCTCAGTTGCAATGCAATGGCTCCGCGATTGGTAATGAGTTCAACGAGACCCTCTGCAGCAAGACGACGAATCGCCTCTCGAATGGGGGTACGAGAAACATGGAGGCTTTCAGCCAATTCGCGCTCATTGAGCTTGCTTCCCGGCGCAATCTTGCCCTCCACCAATAGTGACCTCAATTTTTGAAAGATCGCTTCTGGCAAATTTTGAGAGTTGGGCTGCTCTATGGACATCGCGCTTGTAATCCTTAATTTGTATACAAAATACTGATACCACCATCATAAATCAAAAATAAGTGCTTTAAATGGCTTAAATTGGCTTTATTTTCAAAGAACGGTAGATATATTTGTATACAAAATAGAAATTTCTTTAAAATTGTCTTACACTTAGTCCAGAATTAAACCAATTACTAAACCATCACCAACGAGACAAAGCATGCTGAAACTTGATAACCACGCATCTGGCCGCCATTTCTTACATATTCCTGGCCCCAGCCCAGTTCCTCCGCGTGTACTGCGCGCGATTAGCTATCAAACCATTGACCATCGTGGTCCTGAGTTTGGTCAGTTTGGTCTAAAGGTATTAGATGGCATTAAAAAGATTTTTAAAACAGAGCAGCCAGTCATTATTTATTCCGCTTCCGGAACTGGTTCTTGGGAAGGCGCATTAGTGAACGTGCTCAATCCTGGTGACAAAGTGTTGTTCTATGAGACTGGTCAATTTGCGAACTTATGGCGTGCGCTTGCAAAACGTCTCGGTTTGGATGTTGAAGTAGTTGGAAAAGCAGGGCAAGATTCTTGGCGTTGGGGTGTGGATGCTTCTGTCATTGAAGAGCGTTTACGCAAAGATACACAACATGAAATCAAGGCCGTGTGTGTAGTGCATAACGAAACTTCAACCGGCGTTACTTCTAATATTGCAGCGGTTCGTAAAGCCATTGATTCTGTAAAGCATCCAGCGCTTTTGCTGGTGGATAGCGTGTCGGGCCTTGGTTCTGCGGACTATGAGCATGATCAGTGGGGCGCAGATGTGACTGTTTCAGGATCGCAAAAAGGGTTGATGTTGCCTCCTGGCATCGGGTTTAATGCCCTATCACCGAAAGCAATTGAAGCCAGCAAACACAGTACGTTCCCAAAATCCTATTGGGCTTGGGATGAAATCCTGGAGTCGAATAAAACAGGCTACTGGCCAACTACTCCTAGCACCAATCTCATGTATGGATTGCACGAAGCAATAGACATGATGATGGCCGAAGGCTTAGATACTATTTTTGCGCGTCATCAGCGTTTAGCGGCC is a window of Polynucleobacter asymbioticus QLW-P1DMWA-1 DNA encoding:
- a CDS encoding pyridoxal-phosphate-dependent aminotransferase family protein translates to MLKLDNHASGRHFLHIPGPSPVPPRVLRAISYQTIDHRGPEFGQFGLKVLDGIKKIFKTEQPVIIYSASGTGSWEGALVNVLNPGDKVLFYETGQFANLWRALAKRLGLDVEVVGKAGQDSWRWGVDASVIEERLRKDTQHEIKAVCVVHNETSTGVTSNIAAVRKAIDSVKHPALLLVDSVSGLGSADYEHDQWGADVTVSGSQKGLMLPPGIGFNALSPKAIEASKHSTFPKSYWAWDEILESNKTGYWPTTPSTNLMYGLHEAIDMMMAEGLDTIFARHQRLAAACREAVNAWGLEIQCQDKDCHSPVLTCIAVPEGMDADVLRKHALEKFNLSLGTGLGKIKGKAFRIGHLGDCNELSLMAALSGVEMSLGSMGYKPKASGVVAAQEFLK
- a CDS encoding AzlC family ABC transporter permease; amino-acid sequence: MSSADQPYIDPSEIALEESAAERFSSRNDAFWSGIRDAAGAPAVVLFAGMVGFGAMGKTNGFDIWFTSATSLFMFALPGQVVLLEMAITGSSAIAIALAVTLTATRFITMTVTLFPQFHHKDRNRGLYASVHLLAMTAWAISMREFHSIETKHRLSYFTGLGLLCWLISVPGTILGYFLAGMVPTPVTLGLVFINPLFFLLTFTEVKPWINRIAILLGCVFGPIFFYIDRDTSLLTAGLVSGTIAYLIDRKFLRKKPGVMG
- a CDS encoding FAD-binding and (Fe-S)-binding domain-containing protein; its protein translation is MNKPLDLKELMVDQAVLAKRLRRETTGEVMTDSASRGRYATDASIYQAMPVAVFVPKTAQDIANAIQITSDLNVPILPRGGGTSQCGQTTGAALVIDNTKYFRNVLDLNINKGYVEVEPGIVLDHLNGSLKQHGLWYPVDVSTAGQATIGGMAGNNSCGSRSIAYGNMVHNVLGIDAWLADCRIANFGDYANSSGAAKQLGDFVKGLATSLQPEIEERFPKVLRRVAGYNLDIFHPQSQLPYTQDGSVNLSHLLVGSEGTLAYFKSLKLKLAPLPQHKVLGIVNFASFYKAMDSAQHIVKLGPTAVELVDRTMIDLARSNPSFKKTIESALINSAAQTPEAILLVEFSGEAHAPLLEKLKALQELMSDLGLPGSVVPMPNAGLQKNLWEVRKAGLNIMMSLKGDGKPVSFIEDCAVPLESLADYTQALTEVFSKYGSRGTWYAHASVGTLHVRPILDMRRDGAQKMRAVAEEASALVRKYKGAYSGEHGDGLCRGEWISWQFGPKITEALAEIKDAFDPTGLFNPGKIINPPKMDDASNFRFPPSYKVIPLQPALDWSAWNVQNDPVTEAITAAGTGGDPAMGLAKAVEMCNNNGHCRKFDAEVMCPSYRVTRDEKHLTRGRANTIRLALSNQLDIQDESSPLGSDAIKEVMELCVSCKACRRECPTGVDMAKMKIEFLSAYKKRVGHSLRDLAVAHLPQYASIISNTPYLPTLLNLRNHVPVIAKLQEWIMGISAQRSLPVWESKTFWNQASKESKMASYQCSPEELSKQKGVVLFADTFNAYFEDENLQAALKVLEAGGYKVHIPQKNKAKQATEAKQASTCSKEFCCGRTYLAAGMVDKAKSTLGELVDHLAPYAEKNIPIIGLEPSCLFTLKDEALVMGFGERAVTVSQRAQLLEEFLAAEVKAGKLTLPLKPSSKPVLFHGHCHQKSFAAVTPAMELLKLIPNADPKLIESSCCGMAGSFGYEAEHIEVSKQMAEASLLPAIRKSPDSWVVADGTSCRHQIADGTQREAVHIAKILAAHL
- a CDS encoding GntR family transcriptional regulator yields the protein MSIEQPNSQNLPEAIFQKLRSLLVEGKIAPGSKLNERELAESLHVSRTPIREAIRRLAAEGLVELITNRGAIALQLSLEDVIHTFDVIAQLEGFSGELAANNISDAALSELEALQYEMMASYARRDLSSYYKLNLRIHHLINQAANNPILSRLFSQVNARIEALRFRSNQDGVKWEKAVEEHQEMLDALKTHDSARMRKIMIQHVQNKRDVVVQLLTSETLSETTSS
- a CDS encoding AzlD domain-containing protein, which encodes MNAIQSALSGWGLWIALVGACLGTYFCRAIGVTLSQRINQDSEIFRWLAAVTYAMVAALTVRLIVLPLGLMATVPLWIRILICVLSIVVMMSRPTRRLVPALLTGTILMVSYGVIR